From a single Lewinella sp. LCG006 genomic region:
- the hutI gene encoding imidazolonepropionase produces MPTLIGPFRQLLPLDNLPERGAIRDDQMEVIAEGGVLVADGKVLATGTFAQLRLDHPDAIVDEITEDLVAMPGLVDAHTHICYGGSRAMDFAARNAGVSYLEIAKAGGGIWSTVQHTRAASKEQLTNLTLERLDYLLQQGITTVEVKSGYGLSVKEELKQLRAIQDAGQVHQADVIATCLAAHMLPRDFDGTADEYLQTILRDLVPLIKAEGLAKRFDIFIEQSAFTTSQALGYLRALKAEGFAITVHGDQFTTGGSEVAVAVEALSVDHLEVSDATEIERLAQSTTIPVVLPGATIGLGCPWAPARRLLDAGCAMAIASDWNPGSAPQGNLLVQASILAAFEKLSTAEVFAGITHRAARALGLTDRGVLAPTYLADIVAFPTKDHREILYQQGRLTAKRVWRKGVKV; encoded by the coding sequence ATGCCTACGTTAATCGGCCCTTTTCGTCAGCTTTTACCTTTGGATAACCTTCCTGAAAGGGGAGCGATTCGTGATGACCAGATGGAGGTAATTGCAGAAGGAGGCGTGCTGGTCGCAGATGGAAAAGTATTGGCAACAGGCACTTTTGCCCAATTGCGACTGGACCATCCGGATGCCATTGTAGACGAGATCACGGAAGACCTGGTAGCTATGCCCGGCCTGGTGGATGCCCATACCCACATCTGTTACGGAGGGAGTAGGGCCATGGACTTTGCCGCACGAAATGCCGGCGTTTCGTATCTGGAGATAGCCAAAGCTGGCGGCGGTATATGGAGCACGGTACAGCATACACGCGCCGCCAGCAAGGAACAACTCACCAACTTGACCCTGGAACGCCTGGATTACCTCTTGCAACAGGGTATCACTACCGTAGAGGTAAAGAGTGGCTATGGCCTTTCAGTCAAAGAAGAGTTGAAACAACTACGCGCCATTCAGGACGCTGGACAAGTCCACCAAGCCGACGTGATCGCTACCTGCTTGGCCGCACACATGCTGCCTCGGGATTTTGATGGCACAGCCGATGAATATTTGCAGACCATTCTCCGCGATCTTGTGCCCCTTATCAAGGCAGAAGGTTTGGCGAAGCGATTTGACATTTTTATTGAGCAAAGTGCTTTTACGACCTCCCAAGCCTTGGGCTACCTACGCGCACTAAAAGCCGAAGGTTTTGCAATCACCGTACATGGTGACCAGTTTACAACCGGTGGTTCGGAAGTAGCGGTAGCCGTAGAAGCGCTCAGTGTGGACCACTTGGAGGTATCAGACGCCACCGAAATAGAGCGATTGGCTCAAAGTACGACCATTCCCGTGGTGTTGCCAGGAGCAACCATTGGACTGGGTTGTCCCTGGGCTCCAGCCCGACGTTTGCTGGACGCAGGCTGCGCCATGGCCATCGCGAGCGACTGGAACCCGGGAAGCGCTCCACAAGGGAACTTGCTAGTACAAGCCTCGATACTAGCCGCTTTTGAGAAATTGAGCACCGCCGAGGTCTTTGCTGGCATTACCCACAGAGCCGCACGCGCACTGGGTCTCACCGATCGGGGTGTATTGGCCCCTACTTACCTGGCCGATATTGTAGCCTTTCCCACCAAGGATCATCGCGAAATTTTATACCAACAAGGGCGGCTAACCGCGAAGCGGGTTTGGAGGAAGGGGGTAAAAGTGTAA